In Paenibacillus kyungheensis, the following are encoded in one genomic region:
- a CDS encoding nucleobase:cation symporter-2 family protein, producing the protein MDIKPTGGKIWSLGLQHVLAMYAGAILVPLLVGRALNLTAEQLSYLVAIDLLTCGIATMLQAWKNKYLGIGLPVMLGSSFVAITPMIGIGNQYGLNAIYGAIIAAGLFVFLFAGFFGKIIRLFPPVVTGTVVTVIGLSLIPTGIRNMAGGANSPEFGSLTNFLLSFGVLALILIINRFFTGFMRSLSVLIGIVAGTVVAFMIGKVNFSSVSEASWFHLPQLFMFGMPEFKIAPILTMIIVCMVIVVESTGVFLALGKVCDQKLTPQDMTRGYRTEGLAIVLGGMFNAFPYNTFAQNVGLVELSRVKTRNVIVAAASILIVLGLVPKIAALATVIPAAVLGGATVVLFGMVVASGIRMLTEVDFKEQRNLLVVACSISLGIGATVVPELFAGLPSALRIIVSDGTITGSLSAILLNVFFNLPLKWKRPATIPAQVEPIKQHG; encoded by the coding sequence ATGGACATCAAACCAACCGGGGGTAAAATTTGGTCTTTGGGATTACAGCATGTACTGGCTATGTATGCAGGAGCTATTTTAGTACCATTATTAGTTGGACGGGCGCTTAATCTTACCGCAGAGCAATTGTCTTATCTAGTAGCGATTGATCTACTCACCTGTGGGATAGCGACTATGTTACAAGCCTGGAAAAACAAATATCTAGGTATTGGTCTACCGGTTATGCTAGGAAGTTCTTTTGTCGCTATTACTCCTATGATCGGGATCGGTAATCAATATGGACTGAATGCGATCTATGGTGCTATTATAGCTGCTGGATTGTTTGTCTTTTTATTCGCTGGCTTTTTCGGTAAAATCATTCGCTTATTCCCTCCTGTAGTGACTGGAACTGTTGTTACGGTTATAGGTCTTTCACTCATTCCAACAGGGATTCGTAATATGGCTGGTGGTGCGAATAGCCCTGAATTTGGTAGCCTCACGAATTTCCTCCTTTCCTTTGGTGTACTGGCATTGATCTTGATCATCAATCGCTTTTTTACTGGATTTATGCGCTCGTTGTCTGTATTGATAGGTATTGTTGCTGGAACGGTTGTTGCTTTTATGATCGGTAAAGTTAATTTTTCCAGTGTAAGCGAAGCGTCATGGTTCCATCTTCCTCAGTTATTTATGTTCGGTATGCCTGAATTTAAGATTGCTCCGATTTTAACTATGATTATTGTATGTATGGTGATCGTGGTTGAATCTACAGGTGTATTTCTAGCATTAGGTAAAGTATGTGATCAGAAATTAACACCACAAGACATGACACGCGGTTATCGGACAGAAGGATTAGCGATTGTTCTTGGCGGTATGTTCAATGCTTTTCCATACAATACATTCGCTCAAAATGTGGGGCTGGTCGAACTGTCCCGCGTCAAAACACGTAATGTGATCGTTGCGGCGGCAAGTATTCTGATTGTACTTGGACTGGTTCCCAAAATCGCTGCACTGGCTACGGTTATTCCTGCCGCTGTTCTAGGAGGTGCTACTGTCGTGTTGTTCGGTATGGTCGTCGCTTCAGGAATTCGGATGCTGACTGAAGTAGACTTCAAAGAACAACGCAACTTGCTAGTTGTCGCTTGCTCGATCTCACTTGGTATTGGCGCAACAGTTGTCCCTGAACTTTTCGCAGGCTTGCCTTCAGCATTACGCATTATTGTCAGTGACGGTACGATCACAGGTAGTTTATCCGCTATTCTGTTAAATGTATTTTTCAATTTACCTCTCAAATGGAAACGTCCTGCTACTATTCCCGCTCAGGTTGAACCGATCAAACAGCATGGATAG
- a CDS encoding Cof-type HAD-IIB family hydrolase produces MSNQSIIFFDIDGTLLDFDKKLPESTKKAVFELKARGHEVAIATGRAPFMFDDIRKELEIDTYVSYNGQYVVLRGEVIYTNPLNKDALLQLTQTALEQNNPLVYMDAEDMRASVPEEDEMITTSIHTLKVSKFPTYDPLYHQGREIYQCLLFCIGDAEKKYEQDFKSFDFIRWHPMSVDVLPAGGSKAHGIAKITEKLGFPQERQYAFGDGLNDVEMLKQIYNSVAMGNAEPEAKAVARHITKSVDENGILHGLQMVGLLD; encoded by the coding sequence ATGTCTAATCAAAGTATTATCTTTTTCGACATTGATGGAACGTTATTGGATTTTGATAAAAAGTTACCGGAAAGCACTAAAAAAGCTGTATTCGAGCTCAAAGCACGTGGTCACGAAGTAGCTATTGCCACCGGTCGTGCTCCTTTTATGTTTGATGATATTCGCAAAGAACTTGAGATTGATACGTATGTTAGTTACAACGGTCAATATGTTGTTTTGCGTGGCGAAGTGATCTATACCAATCCACTGAACAAAGACGCCTTACTTCAATTGACTCAGACAGCGCTGGAGCAAAATAATCCGCTTGTCTATATGGATGCTGAAGATATGAGAGCCAGCGTGCCCGAAGAAGACGAAATGATCACAACCAGTATTCATACTTTAAAAGTAAGTAAATTCCCGACCTATGATCCGTTATATCATCAAGGTAGAGAGATTTACCAGTGTCTACTATTCTGTATAGGAGATGCGGAGAAAAAGTATGAGCAAGACTTCAAATCATTCGATTTTATCCGCTGGCATCCAATGTCTGTCGATGTTCTTCCAGCAGGTGGTTCCAAAGCACATGGTATAGCCAAAATCACTGAAAAATTAGGATTCCCGCAAGAAAGACAATATGCGTTCGGCGATGGACTGAACGATGTTGAAATGCTCAAACAAATCTATAACAGTGTCGCTATGGGTAATGCTGAACCTGAAGCCAAAGCAGTCGCTCGCCATATTACCAAATCTGTCGATGAAAATGGTATTTTACATGGACTACAAATGGTAGGATTGTTAGACTAA
- a CDS encoding rhamnogalacturonan lyase: protein MKEKQYSLTTKIVATALGIILVLPTSGLFAADSNEMMTASKGKGNKGVQLEYLDRGLVAAKTADGIFLSWRLLGDEASGYSQTGLTGTDFAVYRNGTFLTVVTDSTNYLDRQGTTTAKYTVAPIKPKKPRTIDSSATVTESAYDTQSFLATDSQESKLTTYSTDYNLNDLRKPDKKKLSAPATVWNDTYYDLPLQKPADGVTPAGEAYTYSANDMSVGDVDGDGAYEYFVKWSPSNSKDVSQKGYTGNTYIDAYQLDGRLLYRIDLGVNIRSGAHYTQFMVYDFDGDGKAEMMFKTAPGTKITRYNSRGKISSEKYITLPKADKKAGYANTDDYRLSSSDYYDHVVNMFQGWRDQEEVKNGHWPQTLEECFGIAPKYNYPLSRVDAEALTDYFMDVYAPARSARNDLRTFEGFILDGPEYLSVFEGESGKELETIAYEPDRHDDGLMWGDYAMSRIEPGNRVDRFLAGVAYLNGKTPSAVFARGYYTRSVLVSYNWDGRHLQKVWNADSGWTPMSNPFNDGPHGVNGTDPELGTLTTQGAHSLTMADVDGDGRDEIVYGSATIDDDGSLLYSSMDMMPANSATPGVIARLGHGDAMHVTDIDPNRPGMEIYMVHEGGTYAPYGYSMRDARTGKVIFGAYSGKDTGRGMIGDIDPSRPGLEAWSMDLRTADGQLIGTKIPGTNMNIKWGADMTTQIIDGAREVTPTIQDWRKGTVLTATGTLTNNDTKGTPSLVADIFGDWREEMLVRTTDSSAIRIYLSTEVTTHKLYTLLHNTQYRTGIARQNTTYNQPTYTDFYFASDIDWSKVPLPNFYTAGKRK from the coding sequence ATGAAAGAAAAGCAATATTCGCTAACGACTAAAATTGTGGCTACGGCATTAGGCATTATATTAGTGTTACCTACAAGTGGATTATTTGCGGCTGATTCGAATGAGATGATGACAGCATCCAAAGGTAAAGGAAATAAGGGAGTACAACTAGAGTATCTGGATCGAGGTCTAGTAGCAGCCAAAACAGCTGATGGTATTTTTCTAAGTTGGCGCTTGCTTGGAGATGAAGCTAGCGGTTATTCGCAGACAGGACTCACAGGTACTGATTTTGCTGTATATCGTAATGGTACATTTCTAACCGTAGTCACTGATAGTACTAACTATCTGGATCGGCAAGGAACAACCACTGCTAAATATACAGTAGCACCGATCAAACCGAAAAAGCCCCGTACGATAGATTCATCAGCTACAGTGACCGAATCTGCTTATGATACTCAATCATTTTTAGCAACAGATAGTCAAGAATCGAAGTTAACTACGTATAGTACTGATTACAATTTGAACGATCTCCGCAAACCAGACAAAAAGAAACTTAGTGCTCCTGCAACAGTCTGGAATGACACCTATTACGATCTTCCTTTACAAAAGCCGGCTGATGGAGTAACACCTGCGGGTGAAGCGTATACGTATTCAGCGAATGATATGAGTGTAGGTGATGTTGATGGCGATGGAGCGTATGAATACTTTGTTAAATGGAGCCCTTCCAATTCCAAAGATGTCTCCCAAAAAGGATACACAGGTAATACGTATATAGATGCGTACCAACTCGATGGACGATTATTGTATCGTATTGATCTAGGGGTGAATATCCGTTCAGGTGCGCATTATACTCAATTTATGGTGTACGATTTTGATGGAGATGGCAAAGCTGAAATGATGTTCAAAACCGCTCCAGGCACCAAGATCACTCGTTATAATTCACGAGGTAAAATTTCTTCTGAAAAATACATCACTCTACCCAAAGCTGATAAAAAAGCAGGATATGCGAATACAGACGATTACCGACTAAGCAGTAGCGATTACTATGATCATGTAGTGAACATGTTTCAAGGATGGCGTGATCAAGAAGAAGTGAAAAATGGTCACTGGCCTCAGACATTAGAAGAATGTTTTGGAATTGCTCCGAAATATAATTATCCTTTGTCTCGTGTAGATGCTGAAGCGTTGACCGATTACTTTATGGATGTCTATGCACCGGCTCGTAGTGCGCGTAACGATCTGCGTACTTTTGAAGGATTTATTTTGGATGGCCCGGAATATTTGTCTGTATTTGAAGGCGAATCGGGTAAAGAATTAGAAACGATCGCTTATGAACCTGATCGTCATGATGATGGTCTAATGTGGGGCGACTATGCAATGTCACGAATTGAGCCGGGCAATCGGGTAGATCGTTTTCTAGCAGGGGTCGCTTATTTAAATGGGAAAACACCATCGGCAGTATTTGCACGCGGGTATTATACACGTTCTGTACTGGTATCCTACAATTGGGATGGACGTCATTTGCAAAAAGTATGGAATGCCGATAGTGGATGGACACCGATGAGCAATCCATTTAACGATGGGCCTCATGGTGTAAATGGAACCGATCCAGAGCTGGGTACACTCACTACACAAGGTGCTCATTCACTCACGATGGCAGATGTGGATGGAGATGGACGAGATGAGATTGTATATGGATCAGCGACGATAGATGATGATGGTAGTCTGCTGTACAGTTCGATGGATATGATGCCTGCGAACAGTGCTACACCGGGTGTGATAGCAAGGTTAGGACATGGAGATGCGATGCATGTCACCGATATCGATCCGAATCGTCCGGGTATGGAAATCTATATGGTACATGAAGGCGGAACCTATGCACCTTATGGCTACAGTATGCGTGATGCCAGAACAGGCAAAGTGATTTTCGGTGCTTATAGTGGGAAAGACACTGGACGTGGCATGATCGGAGATATTGATCCATCTCGTCCGGGATTAGAAGCATGGTCAATGGATCTGCGTACAGCCGATGGTCAATTGATCGGCACGAAGATTCCGGGAACCAATATGAATATCAAATGGGGCGCGGATATGACGACACAGATTATTGATGGTGCTCGTGAAGTAACCCCTACGATTCAAGATTGGCGCAAAGGAACAGTGCTTACAGCAACCGGAACGCTCACCAATAACGATACCAAAGGAACTCCTTCACTGGTAGCGGATATTTTTGGTGACTGGCGCGAAGAAATGCTGGTACGTACGACAGATAGTTCTGCGATCCGTATTTACCTTAGTACAGAAGTGACTACTCATAAATTGTATACTCTTTTGCATAATACACAGTACCGTACAGGAATCGCTCGTCAGAATACAACTTACAATCAACCAACGTATACAGACTTTTATTTTGCTTCAGATATCGATTGGTCCAAAGTGCCTTTACCGAACTTTTATACTG